A stretch of the Streptomyces sp. WMMB303 genome encodes the following:
- a CDS encoding PucR family transcriptional regulator yields the protein MRLRALLENDSLGLRLLGGDDELDRTVRGVMTTDLRDPSRYLSGGELVLSGLAWRHAPEDSEPFVQILATAGVAGLAAGEAELGPVPQDLVDACARHRLPLFAVTESVAFATITEHVVRQVSTERAGDLAAVVDRHRRLMSSGPAGGGPDVVLDLLGSDLDLAAWVLSPTGRQIAGPSEGPELPHATATRLAGAHLAAVRAGRRAPHRRTEDGAAYSLFPVGRGTGDPRRTVLSDWLLAVADDTGDWPAERLDLLHGVTQLIAVERDRRDAARTVRRRLAQEVLELVQAGAQPAEIAARLRVAAPVLLPGQGAAPAWQVIVARVEWDEPDPARALDGGAVAQSLLEELLVDPRTGGPDGSDRIAVAHVDGEAVALVPLTGEGPQDDTAEDGAGTQGAAAEVDETPAHPGTRAGEGLHAEALLAEAGEPLGRALADDGRLTLGVSAPVHSAEGLRGALEEARHARRVAAARPGAVRAAGHEELASHVLLLPFVPDDVRRAFTARLLDPLREYDRKHRAELVPTLEAFLSSDGSWTRCAGRLHLHVNTLRYRVGRIEQLTGRDLSRLEDKLDFFLALRMS from the coding sequence ATGCGGCTGCGCGCCCTCCTGGAGAACGACTCGCTGGGCCTCCGGCTCCTCGGCGGCGACGACGAGCTGGACCGGACCGTACGCGGCGTGATGACCACCGACCTGCGCGACCCCAGCCGCTACCTGTCCGGCGGCGAACTGGTGCTCTCCGGGCTGGCGTGGCGGCACGCGCCGGAGGACTCCGAGCCGTTCGTCCAGATCCTGGCCACCGCGGGCGTCGCGGGGCTGGCAGCGGGCGAGGCGGAGCTGGGCCCTGTCCCGCAGGACCTGGTCGACGCCTGCGCGCGGCACCGGCTCCCGCTGTTCGCGGTGACCGAGTCGGTCGCCTTCGCCACCATCACCGAGCACGTGGTCCGGCAGGTCTCCACCGAGCGCGCCGGGGATCTGGCCGCCGTCGTGGACCGGCACCGGCGGCTGATGTCCTCCGGCCCCGCGGGCGGCGGACCCGATGTGGTGCTCGACCTGCTCGGCTCGGACCTGGACCTGGCCGCCTGGGTGCTCTCCCCCACCGGCCGGCAGATCGCCGGCCCCAGCGAGGGACCGGAACTGCCGCACGCCACCGCCACCAGGCTGGCGGGCGCGCATCTGGCCGCCGTCCGTGCCGGGCGGCGCGCCCCGCACCGGAGGACCGAGGACGGTGCGGCCTACTCGCTCTTCCCCGTCGGCCGGGGCACCGGCGACCCGCGCCGCACCGTGCTCTCGGACTGGCTGCTGGCGGTCGCCGACGACACCGGTGACTGGCCCGCCGAGCGCCTGGACCTGCTGCACGGCGTCACCCAGCTGATCGCGGTCGAACGCGACCGGCGGGACGCAGCCCGCACCGTGCGCCGCAGGCTGGCGCAGGAAGTCCTGGAGCTGGTGCAGGCCGGCGCGCAGCCCGCCGAGATCGCCGCGCGGCTGCGCGTCGCCGCGCCCGTCCTGCTGCCGGGGCAGGGTGCGGCCCCCGCCTGGCAGGTGATCGTCGCGCGGGTGGAGTGGGACGAGCCCGACCCGGCCCGCGCCCTGGACGGCGGCGCCGTCGCCCAGTCCCTGCTCGAGGAACTTCTGGTGGACCCGCGCACCGGCGGCCCGGACGGCTCGGACCGGATCGCCGTCGCGCACGTCGACGGCGAGGCGGTCGCGCTGGTACCGCTGACCGGCGAGGGCCCGCAGGACGACACCGCCGAGGACGGCGCCGGGACGCAGGGAGCGGCGGCCGAGGTCGACGAGACACCCGCGCACCCCGGGACACGCGCCGGCGAGGGGCTGCACGCGGAGGCGCTGCTGGCCGAGGCCGGGGAACCGCTGGGGCGCGCCCTCGCCGACGACGGGCGGCTGACGTTGGGGGTGAGCGCCCCGGTGCACTCCGCCGAAGGGCTGCGGGGCGCCCTGGAGGAGGCCCGGCACGCCCGCCGGGTGGCGGCAGCGCGCCCCGGTGCGGTGCGCGCGGCCGGGCACGAGGAACTGGCCTCCCATGTGCTGCTGCTGCCGTTCGTCCCGGACGACGTGCGCCGCGCCTTCACCGCCCGGCTGCTGGACCCGCTGCGCGAGTACGACCGCAAACACCGGGCCGAACTGGTGCCCACCCTCGAGGCGTTCCTGTCCTCGGACGGTTCCTGGACGCGCTGCGCGGGCCGCCTCCATCTGCACGTCAACACCCTCCGGTACCGGGTCGGCCGCATCGAGCAGCTCACCGGCCGCGATCTGTCCCGCCTGGAGGACAAGCTGGACTTCTTCCTCGCGCTGCGGATGAGCTGA
- a CDS encoding response regulator transcription factor gives MLAEDSVLLREGLTQLLARFGHEVCAGVGDGPALLEAVAAHAPDCVVTDVRMPPGLRDEGLRAALRLRTEHPGLPVLVLSQYVENSYAADLLATGDSVGYLLKDRVGEVAEFVEALRRVAAGGTVIDPEVVRRLLTPDREPAALRRLTAREREVLAAMAEGRSNGGIARALVVSEAAVVKHVRSILAKLDLPPAPDDHRRVLAVLAYLRGAGPGAGTATGAAVPPAPPSGGRIPSER, from the coding sequence GTGCTCGCCGAGGACTCCGTACTGCTGCGCGAGGGGCTGACCCAGCTCCTGGCCCGCTTCGGCCACGAGGTGTGCGCGGGTGTCGGCGACGGGCCCGCGCTGCTGGAGGCCGTGGCCGCGCACGCGCCGGACTGCGTCGTCACCGATGTGCGCATGCCGCCGGGGCTGCGGGACGAGGGGCTGCGCGCCGCGCTCCGACTGCGCACCGAACACCCCGGCCTGCCGGTGCTGGTGCTCTCCCAGTACGTCGAGAACTCCTACGCCGCGGACCTGCTGGCCACCGGCGACAGTGTCGGCTACCTGCTCAAGGACCGGGTGGGCGAGGTGGCGGAGTTCGTCGAGGCGCTGCGCCGGGTGGCGGCCGGCGGCACCGTCATCGACCCCGAGGTGGTCCGGCGGCTGCTGACCCCGGACCGTGAACCGGCCGCGCTGCGGCGGCTGACCGCCCGGGAACGGGAGGTGCTGGCCGCCATGGCCGAGGGGCGTTCCAACGGCGGCATCGCCCGTGCGCTGGTCGTCAGCGAGGCGGCTGTCGTCAAGCATGTCCGCTCCATCCTCGCCAAGCTCGACCTCCCGCCCGCGCCCGACGACCACCGCCGGGTGCTGGCCGTCCTCGCCTATCTGCGCGGTGCCGGCCCGGGCGCCGGCACCGCGACCGGCGCGGCGGTACCGCCGGCACCACCCTCCGGCGGGAGGATCCCCTCCGAACGGTGA
- a CDS encoding sensor domain-containing protein — MVTGEKPAAQPTFEGGRGAGSPAGPGASAHRGTGGAAAGRQGAADFGVWQALAGGPRAFLCSTWPLRAVRHLLVGGVLGVGWLCLAVALTVTGMLLLPVGIGAVVLLGVPASAAGLAELERRRLRLPGPRDSRPRVPAGADRSARGSAIRRALCGLRQRAASSATWTEFGFALLNAALALLDLLAVLLAFGLVVSQPFALLTVADGDRVMYGPGIVLTEPAQVLPWLLLTPVFAVLACYTLACLAGMRAALTRAVLVGPRRERELDARLTEVTASRARLADAFEGERRRIERDLHDGAQQRLTGLIMKLGLARLDADPALVAEAQEEARAVLGDLRDLVRGLHPPVLTDRGLGAALGALAEQAPLPVRVTDRLGARRPAEALEVAAYFAAAEALANVAKHSGAAHAEVTVAGGRTLTVEVRDDGRGGADPADGTGLTGLADRLAVHGGRLRLSSPPGGPTLLRMELPWTDVGTHRR, encoded by the coding sequence GTGGTGACCGGCGAGAAGCCCGCAGCGCAGCCGACGTTCGAGGGGGGCCGTGGCGCGGGGAGCCCGGCCGGGCCGGGGGCGTCCGCACACCGCGGGACCGGCGGAGCCGCCGCCGGTCGGCAGGGCGCCGCCGACTTCGGAGTGTGGCAGGCGCTGGCGGGTGGGCCCCGGGCCTTCCTGTGCTCGACGTGGCCGCTGCGCGCGGTGCGCCACCTGCTGGTCGGCGGCGTGCTGGGAGTCGGTTGGCTCTGCCTCGCGGTCGCGCTCACGGTGACCGGGATGCTGCTGCTGCCGGTCGGGATCGGCGCGGTCGTGCTGCTGGGCGTCCCCGCCTCGGCCGCCGGTCTCGCCGAACTCGAACGACGCCGACTGCGTCTGCCCGGCCCGCGGGACAGCCGCCCGCGCGTGCCTGCGGGAGCGGATCGGAGCGCGCGCGGTAGCGCGATCCGGCGCGCGCTCTGCGGGCTGCGGCAGCGCGCCGCGTCCTCGGCCACCTGGACGGAGTTCGGCTTCGCCCTGCTCAACGCGGCGCTGGCGCTGCTGGACCTGCTGGCGGTCCTGCTGGCGTTCGGCCTGGTCGTCAGCCAGCCGTTCGCGCTGCTCACCGTCGCGGACGGGGACCGGGTGATGTACGGGCCGGGCATCGTGCTGACGGAACCGGCCCAGGTGCTGCCATGGCTCCTGCTGACGCCGGTCTTCGCGGTGCTCGCCTGCTACACCCTCGCCTGCCTGGCCGGGATGCGGGCGGCGCTCACCCGGGCCGTGCTGGTGGGGCCGCGCCGGGAGCGGGAGTTGGACGCCCGGCTGACGGAGGTGACCGCCTCCCGGGCCCGGCTGGCGGACGCGTTCGAGGGGGAGCGGCGCCGTATCGAACGCGATCTGCACGACGGCGCGCAGCAGCGGCTCACCGGACTGATCATGAAGCTGGGCCTCGCACGGCTGGACGCCGACCCCGCGCTGGTCGCCGAAGCGCAGGAGGAGGCCCGGGCCGTCCTCGGCGACCTGCGGGACCTCGTCCGCGGGCTGCATCCCCCGGTGCTCACCGACCGGGGTCTGGGCGCGGCGCTCGGCGCGCTGGCCGAGCAGGCGCCCCTGCCGGTACGGGTGACGGACCGGCTCGGCGCCCGGCGGCCCGCCGAGGCACTGGAGGTGGCCGCCTACTTCGCCGCCGCTGAAGCGCTGGCCAACGTGGCAAAGCACAGCGGCGCCGCACACGCCGAGGTGACCGTGGCGGGCGGGCGGACGCTGACGGTGGAGGTCCGCGACGACGGCCGGGGCGGTGCCGACCCGGCGGACGGCACCGGCCTGACGGGGCTCGCCGACCGGCTCGCGGTGCACGGCGGGCGGCTGCGTCTCTCCAGCCCGCCCGGTGGCCCGACGCTGCTGCGGATGGAACTGCCCTGGACCGACGTGGGCACACATCGGCGATGA
- a CDS encoding glycosyltransferase family 4 protein: protein MPHDPNPPASRHRPPDADRGRTLIVTNDYPPRRGGIETFVHEIARRFPPAEVVVYTAAQPGSDAFDATQPFPVVRDRARTLLPTPRVAATARALAFRYGCDRVWFGAAAPLGLLAGRLGLPSVATTHGHEMWWAALPGTRGALRRIGDRVDTVTHLTAYSRARTARAFGPRARTARLVPGVDSARFRPDGEERAVRRRLGLEDRAVILSVSRLVRRKGQDTLIRAMPRVRAAVPGATLLIVGSGPRERALRRLARRLPDVPEDAVVFTGSRAHGDLPPYYAAADVFAMPCRTRRLGLEAEGLGIVCLEAAAAGLPVLAGNSGGVPEAVRDGETGYLVEGRDVRAVAERLTGLLTDPRAAAAMGAAGRSWVVAEWSWESAVRQLRALLSRTVDPW from the coding sequence ATGCCCCACGACCCGAACCCGCCCGCGTCCCGGCACCGGCCCCCGGACGCGGACCGCGGCCGCACGCTGATCGTGACGAACGACTATCCGCCCCGCCGAGGCGGCATCGAGACCTTCGTCCACGAGATCGCCCGCCGGTTCCCGCCCGCCGAGGTCGTCGTCTACACGGCGGCCCAGCCCGGTTCCGACGCGTTCGACGCCACGCAGCCCTTCCCCGTCGTCCGCGACCGGGCCCGGACGCTGCTGCCCACCCCGCGGGTGGCCGCGACGGCCCGGGCACTGGCCTTCCGCTACGGGTGCGACCGCGTGTGGTTCGGCGCCGCCGCCCCGCTGGGACTGCTCGCCGGACGTCTCGGACTGCCCTCCGTCGCCACGACCCACGGGCACGAGATGTGGTGGGCCGCGCTCCCCGGAACCCGGGGAGCGCTGCGCAGGATCGGCGACCGCGTCGACACGGTCACCCATCTCACCGCCTACTCGCGGGCCCGCACCGCTCGGGCATTCGGCCCGCGCGCCCGCACGGCCCGGCTGGTGCCCGGAGTCGACAGCGCGCGCTTCCGTCCGGACGGCGAAGAGCGGGCCGTGCGTCGCCGACTGGGCCTGGAGGACAGAGCGGTGATACTCAGCGTCTCGCGGCTGGTCCGGCGCAAGGGGCAGGACACCCTGATCCGCGCCATGCCCCGAGTGCGTGCCGCGGTGCCCGGGGCGACGCTCCTGATCGTCGGCTCCGGCCCCCGCGAACGGGCGCTGCGCAGACTGGCGCGGCGGCTGCCGGACGTGCCCGAGGACGCCGTCGTCTTCACCGGGTCCCGGGCGCACGGCGACCTGCCGCCCTACTACGCGGCAGCCGATGTCTTCGCCATGCCCTGCCGCACTCGCCGGCTCGGCCTGGAGGCCGAAGGGCTGGGCATCGTCTGTCTGGAGGCCGCCGCTGCCGGGCTGCCCGTGCTGGCCGGGAACTCCGGCGGGGTGCCGGAAGCGGTCCGGGACGGTGAGACCGGGTACCTCGTCGAGGGTCGCGACGTCCGGGCCGTCGCCGAGCGCCTCACCGGCCTGCTCACCGATCCGCGGGCGGCCGCCGCGATGGGTGCGGCGGGCCGCTCCTGGGTCGTGGCGGAATGGAGTTGGGAGTCCGCGGTCCGGCAGCTGCGTGCGCTGTTGTCGCGTACGGTCGACCCGTGGTGA
- a CDS encoding GntR family transcriptional regulator, which produces MEQSRAEPPAGPAVVPPAAGPSSVVPRPFAPAGSGPARRATVPSAARARRAEGSARGEHTHCEPAAPRVVPQRHSVRDQILEALRGALLSGELAPGEVYSAPALGERFGVSPTPVREAMQLLASEGAVETVPNRGFRVAAHSPRDLAELTEIRALLEVPAILGLARTLPPGYWAELRPLADDTLRAAACGDRTAYAETDLAFHRALLEPTGNRQLVAVAEDVQRRAQLSALRAAPAPRTTDLLAEAADHLALLDALADQDCSAVERLVRGHI; this is translated from the coding sequence ATGGAGCAGAGCCGAGCGGAGCCACCTGCGGGGCCCGCCGTCGTCCCGCCGGCGGCCGGCCCGTCGTCCGTCGTACCCCGGCCCTTCGCCCCGGCCGGCTCCGGACCGGCCCGGCGCGCCACCGTGCCGTCCGCCGCCCGCGCCCGGCGGGCGGAGGGCAGTGCCCGCGGTGAGCACACCCACTGCGAACCGGCGGCCCCGAGGGTGGTGCCGCAGCGTCATTCCGTACGCGACCAGATCCTCGAAGCCCTGCGCGGCGCGCTGCTCTCCGGAGAGCTGGCCCCGGGTGAGGTCTACTCCGCACCCGCGCTGGGGGAGCGCTTCGGCGTCTCGCCCACTCCCGTACGGGAGGCCATGCAGCTCCTGGCGAGCGAGGGCGCGGTAGAGACGGTGCCCAACCGGGGCTTCCGTGTCGCCGCGCACAGCCCCCGCGACCTGGCCGAACTCACCGAGATCCGGGCGCTGCTGGAGGTCCCGGCGATCCTGGGGCTCGCACGGACCCTGCCCCCCGGGTACTGGGCCGAACTGCGGCCGCTCGCGGACGACACCCTGCGGGCGGCGGCGTGCGGAGACCGTACCGCCTACGCCGAGACCGACCTCGCCTTCCACCGCGCCCTGCTGGAGCCCACCGGGAACCGGCAACTGGTCGCCGTCGCCGAGGACGTGCAGCGCCGGGCGCAGCTGTCGGCCCTGCGCGCGGCGCCCGCCCCGCGCACCACCGACCTGCTCGCCGAGGCGGCCGATCACCTCGCGCTGCTGGACGCGCTGGCCGACCAGGACTGTTCGGCCGTCGAACGACTGGTCCGCGGCCATATCTGA
- a CDS encoding (2Fe-2S)-binding protein has product MTVPTLASVASDVSAFRTAYARLTEVLPSLGVTETTAREPLPEGPGWVRAAALADGGEALDAFLVWDEEQILRDHGRPGRPDVVASFGLHRYAWPVCLLVTIPWFLQRRVPRLPVEAVAVQRSRGRLAVRIEEFACLPDDPAAAAPGARVVPGEEALRAEVRDAVATHLAPVLEGFRPRMRRGARALWGMVTDEITEGLWYLGHLLSEEPRARAEAELLLPGAVAPFAQGAGFRELPGPGGAALTTRDRASCCLYYTLRPEDTCVTCPRTCDAERIERMTVIR; this is encoded by the coding sequence ATGACCGTGCCCACCCTCGCCTCCGTAGCCTCTGACGTCTCCGCTTTCCGTACGGCCTACGCCCGGCTGACCGAGGTGCTCCCGTCGCTGGGTGTGACCGAGACCACGGCTCGGGAACCGCTCCCCGAGGGCCCCGGCTGGGTACGCGCCGCGGCGCTCGCGGACGGCGGCGAGGCACTCGACGCGTTCCTCGTCTGGGACGAGGAGCAGATCCTGCGGGACCACGGGCGGCCCGGACGCCCGGACGTCGTCGCCAGCTTCGGGCTGCACCGCTACGCCTGGCCCGTCTGCCTGCTGGTCACCATCCCGTGGTTCCTCCAGCGGCGGGTGCCCCGGCTGCCGGTGGAGGCCGTGGCGGTCCAACGGTCCCGGGGACGGCTCGCGGTCCGGATCGAGGAGTTCGCCTGCCTGCCGGACGACCCCGCGGCGGCCGCACCGGGCGCGCGCGTGGTGCCCGGCGAGGAGGCGCTGCGTGCCGAGGTGCGCGACGCGGTGGCGACCCATCTCGCGCCGGTGCTGGAGGGGTTCAGGCCCCGGATGCGGCGCGGCGCGCGGGCGCTGTGGGGGATGGTGACGGACGAGATCACCGAGGGACTCTGGTACCTCGGCCATCTGCTGAGCGAGGAACCGCGCGCGCGGGCGGAGGCCGAACTGCTGCTGCCCGGCGCGGTCGCGCCCTTCGCCCAGGGTGCGGGCTTCCGCGAGCTGCCCGGCCCCGGAGGGGCGGCGCTGACCACTCGCGACCGGGCGAGCTGCTGCCTCTACTACACCCTCCGGCCCGAGGACACCTGCGTCACCTGTCCCCGGACATGCGACGCGGAGCGAATCGAGCGGATGACCGTGATCCGCTGA
- a CDS encoding DUF2637 domain-containing protein, with protein MRLTDIPLNWVLPGAVLLVGTLAAVLVMARSRRHGSASESESATAHGQPDSAERAEERRRRKETLYATAAYLLLFCCAAVAAALSFHGLVGFGRQNLGLGGGWEYLVPFGLDGAAMFSAVIAVREASHGDASLGSRLLVWIFAGAAAWFNWVHAPRGTGHDGAPQFFAGMSLSAAILFDRALKQTRRAALRDQGLVPRPLPQIRIVRWLRAPRETFGAWSLMLLEGVRTLDEAVDEVREDRRRSEQERQRRKDQERLDRARVKALNRQHRRWSRGGAAAPHVEVEIGTPAPAAPSGGGEPSGELPAVAPSPVPPRGRPALQAVGDDGASPRGRREGDESAGESGREGGEKGAASPRLDSLEEKLAEIERQFG; from the coding sequence ATGAGACTGACCGACATACCGCTGAACTGGGTGCTGCCGGGCGCCGTGCTGCTCGTCGGCACTCTGGCCGCGGTGCTGGTGATGGCGCGCTCGCGCCGGCACGGCTCCGCCTCCGAGAGCGAGAGCGCGACCGCGCACGGCCAGCCCGACTCCGCTGAGCGGGCTGAGGAACGGCGCCGCCGCAAGGAGACCCTCTACGCGACGGCCGCCTACCTGCTGCTGTTCTGCTGCGCCGCGGTCGCCGCAGCGCTTTCCTTCCACGGGCTGGTCGGATTCGGCAGGCAGAACCTGGGCCTGGGCGGCGGCTGGGAGTACCTGGTGCCGTTCGGACTGGACGGCGCCGCGATGTTCTCCGCCGTGATCGCCGTCCGGGAGGCCAGCCACGGGGACGCCTCGCTGGGTTCGCGCCTGCTGGTGTGGATCTTCGCGGGAGCCGCGGCGTGGTTCAACTGGGTGCACGCGCCTCGCGGCACCGGACACGACGGCGCGCCGCAGTTCTTCGCGGGGATGTCGCTCTCGGCCGCGATCCTGTTCGACCGGGCGCTCAAGCAGACCCGCCGCGCGGCGCTGCGCGACCAGGGCCTGGTGCCGCGTCCGCTGCCGCAGATCCGTATCGTCCGCTGGCTGCGGGCCCCCCGGGAGACGTTCGGGGCCTGGTCGCTGATGCTGCTGGAGGGGGTGCGGACGCTGGACGAGGCCGTCGACGAGGTGCGCGAGGACCGGCGGCGGAGCGAGCAGGAGCGGCAGCGCCGCAAGGACCAGGAGCGCCTGGACCGGGCCCGGGTCAAGGCCCTCAACCGGCAGCACCGCCGGTGGAGCCGGGGAGGCGCCGCGGCGCCGCACGTGGAGGTCGAAATCGGCACGCCCGCGCCGGCCGCGCCGTCCGGGGGAGGTGAACCGTCCGGCGAACTGCCCGCCGTGGCCCCCTCTCCCGTACCGCCCCGCGGCAGGCCCGCATTGCAGGCGGTCGGGGACGACGGTGCCTCGCCACGCGGCCGCCGGGAGGGTGACGAGTCCGCGGGCGAGTCCGGCCGGGAGGGCGGCGAGAAGGGCGCGGCCAGCCCGCGGTTGGACAGCCTGGAGGAGAAGCTGGCGGAGATCGAGCGGCAGTTCGGCTGA
- a CDS encoding MFS transporter gives MRTDTAHDALTPDGAPGPSGPAGPERRAFPLAALLALATAVFVTSLTETLPAGLLPAMSGDLAVSESAMGQSVTIYAVGTALTAVPLTAFTAGWRRKRLLLTAMAGFAAANTVTAVSTDYTLTMTARFVAGVAAGLAWALLAGYARRLVPAHLGGRAIAIAMAGIPLALSLGVPAGTFLGNALGWRTAFWAMTALTAVLLGWITAAVPDQPGQQPDDRTPMAAVLRIPGVLPVLLTTLGWVLAHTVLYTYIAAFLDHAGLGGSVDRVLLVFGAASLLSIWYVGAHIGRGLRALTLGGALLVALAAAALAVAADSTPLVYAAVALWGLGWGGAPTLLQTAAGEAGGESADAAQAMLVTLWNAAMAGGGVVGGVLLDALGAASFPWSVLALMLPVLALVYAARSRAFPARRPGAEG, from the coding sequence ATGCGAACCGACACCGCGCACGACGCGCTCACCCCCGACGGCGCTCCGGGGCCGTCCGGCCCCGCCGGCCCCGAGCGCCGGGCGTTCCCGCTCGCCGCCCTGCTGGCGCTCGCCACCGCCGTCTTCGTCACCAGCCTCACCGAGACCCTGCCCGCGGGTCTGCTGCCCGCGATGAGCGGCGACCTCGCCGTCAGCGAGTCCGCCATGGGCCAGAGCGTCACCATCTATGCCGTCGGCACCGCGCTCACGGCCGTCCCGCTCACCGCCTTCACCGCCGGATGGCGGCGCAAGCGGCTGCTGCTGACCGCGATGGCCGGCTTCGCCGCGGCCAACACCGTCACCGCCGTCTCCACCGACTACACCCTCACCATGACGGCGCGCTTCGTCGCCGGTGTGGCGGCCGGGCTCGCCTGGGCGCTGCTCGCCGGATACGCACGCCGCCTGGTCCCCGCTCACCTGGGCGGCCGGGCCATCGCGATCGCCATGGCCGGTATCCCCCTCGCGCTGTCGCTGGGCGTTCCCGCGGGCACCTTCCTGGGCAACGCACTCGGCTGGCGCACCGCCTTCTGGGCCATGACGGCGCTGACCGCCGTCCTGCTCGGCTGGATCACCGCCGCCGTTCCCGACCAGCCCGGGCAGCAGCCGGACGACCGCACTCCCATGGCCGCCGTGCTGCGCATCCCCGGAGTGCTGCCGGTCCTGCTCACCACGCTCGGCTGGGTACTCGCCCACACGGTGCTCTACACCTACATCGCCGCCTTCCTCGACCACGCGGGCCTGGGCGGCTCGGTCGACCGCGTCCTGCTGGTGTTCGGCGCCGCCTCGCTGCTCAGCATCTGGTACGTCGGCGCGCACATCGGCCGCGGACTCCGCGCGCTGACACTCGGCGGCGCCCTGCTGGTCGCCCTCGCGGCAGCCGCCCTGGCGGTGGCGGCCGACAGCACACCGCTCGTCTACGCGGCGGTCGCCCTCTGGGGGCTGGGCTGGGGAGGGGCGCCGACGCTGCTGCAGACCGCCGCCGGCGAGGCGGGCGGTGAGTCCGCGGACGCCGCGCAGGCGATGCTCGTCACGCTGTGGAACGCGGCCATGGCGGGCGGGGGCGTCGTGGGCGGGGTGCTGCTGGACGCGCTGGGCGCGGCGTCGTTCCCCTGGAGCGTCCTGGCGCTGATGCTGCCGGTACTGGCCCTGGTGTACGCGGCCCGCAGCCGCGCCTTCCCCGCCCGGCGCCCCGGGGCGGAGGGCTGA
- a CDS encoding MerR family transcriptional regulator, producing MRIGELSERTGTPRRLLRYYEEQGLIAADRAPNGYRDYDDRFVDRVLQIRGLLDAGLPTRIIKQILPCLDKPRVIHFRDATPEMLATLEDQLQRMTARVQCLARNRDAIAAYLQEVRATRAPAFGDAPGEPSNH from the coding sequence ATGCGGATCGGAGAGCTCTCGGAACGGACCGGGACACCCCGGCGGCTGCTGCGCTACTACGAGGAGCAGGGGCTGATCGCCGCGGACCGGGCGCCCAACGGCTACCGCGACTACGACGACCGGTTCGTCGACCGCGTACTGCAGATCCGGGGGCTGCTGGACGCCGGGCTGCCCACCCGGATCATCAAGCAGATCCTGCCGTGCCTCGACAAACCCCGGGTCATCCACTTCCGGGACGCCACCCCGGAGATGCTGGCCACGCTGGAGGACCAACTGCAGCGGATGACAGCCCGGGTGCAGTGCCTGGCCCGCAACCGGGACGCCATCGCGGCCTACCTGCAAGAGGTCCGGGCCACCCGCGCACCGGCATTCGGGGACGCTCCCGGGGAGCCGTCGAACCATTGA
- a CDS encoding serine hydrolase domain-containing protein has protein sequence MTEPSESAALDAAVEAVHRAGVPGLFAEVRDGDQVWRGAAGVADIATGRPVTAGMRHRVGSITKTFTAAAVLQQVESGQVGLDAPISRYLPRLVPGERGDAVTVRMLLNHTSGLAEYLPYVYPSLKAFPALAETRPQSLDDHRFTRFDSLELIETGVTAPAVGAPGGTPGVYSNTNYLLLGRLLEQVTGMTAEQYITRHVIERAGLRDTGLPDGPYVDGPHSRLYEVWFGMIDPPRDYSVYDMSWVGPAASLISTVADLNRFYGMLLAGEIVSPSSLAQMQRTVPVISQEGRTIDYGLGLHPMEGPGQGTFWGHGGTVWGGGTLAMAGADGRRQLAVAVNLQRWNRLDASGRPQPHPVDDALATLHRVALHG, from the coding sequence ATGACAGAGCCATCGGAGAGTGCGGCGCTGGATGCCGCCGTCGAAGCCGTTCACCGCGCGGGAGTACCGGGTCTGTTCGCCGAGGTGCGGGACGGCGACCAGGTCTGGCGCGGCGCCGCCGGGGTCGCCGACATCGCCACCGGTCGCCCCGTCACCGCCGGAATGCGGCACCGGGTCGGCAGCATCACCAAGACCTTCACGGCCGCCGCGGTTCTGCAGCAGGTCGAGAGCGGTCAGGTCGGGCTCGACGCACCGATCAGCCGATACCTCCCGAGGCTGGTTCCGGGAGAACGCGGTGACGCGGTCACGGTCCGGATGCTGCTCAATCACACGAGCGGCCTCGCCGAATACCTCCCGTACGTCTACCCCTCCCTCAAGGCATTCCCCGCCCTCGCCGAGACCCGGCCCCAGAGCCTGGACGACCACCGGTTCACGCGGTTCGACTCCCTCGAGCTGATCGAGACGGGAGTCACCGCACCCGCAGTCGGCGCACCGGGCGGTACGCCCGGGGTGTACTCCAACACCAACTACCTGCTCCTCGGTCGGCTTCTGGAACAGGTGACCGGCATGACGGCCGAGCAGTACATCACCCGGCACGTCATCGAGCGCGCTGGTCTCCGGGACACCGGACTCCCTGACGGACCGTATGTCGACGGGCCGCACTCGCGGCTCTACGAAGTGTGGTTCGGCATGATCGATCCGCCGCGCGACTACAGCGTCTACGACATGTCGTGGGTGGGCCCGGCGGCTTCGCTGATCTCGACCGTCGCGGATCTCAACCGCTTCTACGGCATGCTGCTGGCCGGAGAGATCGTCAGCCCGTCGTCGCTGGCGCAGATGCAGCGCACCGTCCCGGTCATCTCACAAGAGGGGAGGACGATCGACTACGGCCTCGGTCTGCACCCGATGGAGGGTCCTGGCCAGGGCACTTTCTGGGGCCATGGCGGCACGGTATGGGGCGGTGGGACGCTGGCCATGGCCGGTGCCGACGGCAGGCGGCAGCTGGCGGTCGCGGTGAACCTGCAGAGGTGGAACAGGCTCGACGCCTCCGGCAGGCCGCAGCCCCATCCTGTCGACGACGCGCTGGCGACTCTCCACCGCGTGGCCCTGCACGGCTGA